From the Lathyrus oleraceus cultivar Zhongwan6 chromosome 4, CAAS_Psat_ZW6_1.0, whole genome shotgun sequence genome, one window contains:
- the LOC127135298 gene encoding expansin-like B1, producing the protein MSPRGYSRLGRNEDASAELFKFGVVDIEYKRVPCMYNGYNIVTQVHEQSKNPDYFAVVVLYVDGMFDVNAVEMWQEDCQEWMPMRRAYGVVFDSANPPSGEIYLRFQVSGNGGVYWVQSKNAIPSDWKAGVAYDTMVQLN; encoded by the coding sequence ATGAGTCCACGCGGCTACTCAAGATTAGGACGCAACGAAGACGCATCTGCTGAGCTTTTCAAATTCGGTGTAGTAGATATTGAATACAAAAGAGTTCCATGCATGTACAATGGCTATAACATAGTGACTCAAGTTCATGAACAAAGCAAAAACCCTGATTACTTTGCTGTTGTGGTTCTATACGTAGACGGAATGTTTGATGTTAATGCTGTTGAGATGTGGCAGGAAGATTGCCAAGAATGGATGCCAATGAGGAGAGCCTATGGAGTAGTGTTTGACTCGGCTAATCCTCCGAGTGGTGAAATATACTTGAGGTTTCAAGTGAGTGGAAATGGAGGTGTTTATTGGGTGCAGTCGAAGAATGCTATTCCTAGTGATTGGAAAGCTGGAGTTGCATATGACACCATGGTTCAGCTTAATTAG
- the LOC127074245 gene encoding ATP-dependent Clp protease proteolytic subunit-related protein 4, chloroplastic, translating to MEVATANAAFTFAVNKPMLLFPSSSRTITPIKAIKSSFRNSISTDFVAPSTAITTSSSHFAGHKLRPPCLNPASFRSSGAKRSVVTMVIPFQRGSAREQPPPDLASYLFKNRIVYLGMCLIPSVTELMVAEFMYLQYVDDTKPVYLYVNSTGTTKGGQKLGYETEALAVYDLMRYIKPPIFTLCVGNAWGEAALLLAAGAKGNRSALPSSTIMIRQPMARFQGQATDVNLARKEITRVKTELVNLLAKHTEKTPEQIEADVRRPKYFSPTEAVEYGIIDKVLYNEKGSKDHGVVSDLKKAQLI from the exons ATGGAGGTTGCAACCGCCAACGCAGCTTTTACCTTCGCAGTCAACAAGCCCATGCTGTTGTTTCCTTCTTCATCAAGAACCATAACCCCTATCAAAGCCATCAAATCCTCTTTCAGGAACTCTATCTCCACCGATTTCGTCGCCCCTTCAACCGCAATCACCACTTCTTCTAGCCATTTCGCCGGCCACAAGCTCCGACCTCCTTGCCTCAATCCGGCGTCATTTCGAAGTTCCGGCGCTAAAAGAAGCGTCGTTACTATG GTTATTCCTTTCCAAAGAGGGTCTGCGCGGGAGCAACCTCCACCAGACTTGGCTTCTTACTTGTTCAAAAATCGAATTGTTTACTTGGGCATGTGTCTCATTCCATCCGTCACAGAGTTGATGGTTGCTGAATTTATGTACCTTCAATATGTCGATGATACAAAACCCGTTTATCTGTATGTAAACTCCACTGGGACAACCAAG GGAGGTCAGAAGTTGGGTTATGAGACTGAAGCACTTGCAGTTTATGATTTAATGAG GTATATAAAACCTCCTATTTTTACTCTCTGTGTTGGCAATGCTTGGGGAGAGGCAGCCTTACTTTTGGCTGCTGGTGCAAAGGGTAACCGTTCTGCTTTGCCATCATCAACTATAATGATAAGACAG CCAATGGCACGGTTTCAAGGTCAAGCAACAGATGTCAACCTTGCAAGAAAAGAAATCACGAGAGTGAAGACAGAATTG GTTAATCTGTTAGCCAAACACACTGAAAAAACACCTGAGCAGATTGAAGCTGATGTTCGGCGTCCAAAGTATTTTAGTCCAACTGAAGCTGTTGAGTATGGAATCATAGACAAG GTATTGTACAATGAGAAGGGCTCTAAGGATCATGGCGTTGTTTCTGACCTTAAAAAGGCACAACTTATTTGA